In the genome of Colletotrichum lupini chromosome 8, complete sequence, one region contains:
- a CDS encoding glycosyl hydrolase family 61, whose product MKVLIHLLTASMASAHTIFSSLEVGGTNQGVGNGVRVPSYNGPIEDVTSSSLACNGAPNPTTPTSKVITVQAGQNVTAIWRYMLSSTGSAPADVMDSSHKGPTIAYLKKVSDATTDSGVGDGWFKIQQDGYSGGVWGTEKVINGQGRHSIKIPECIAPGQYLLRAEMIALHGAGSYPGAQFYMECAQINVVGGTGTKTPSTVSLPGAYKGTDPGVTINIYWPPVESYTIPGPSLFTYFYLFLVMVAESLHPLIQIRCRKNSFTPDCYPLPPPHPLCLLDNGDTAQYWYCLATFNDNFGKHSGLENFTTSGPTEAIKSHESSHTSGMLGARTRHKSLHLPVEILLRIAPHLESGYESSDLAEWQKGLELIARRNLWIFCLVGPAWRAVGQMFLFRHYRATKTLPLFVRSLVECPDLGELVESVCLDSFSYETLRGYQEATMLLKKRSKQLGIEFPRDEDTTNLPKWIVTGNEVQSFLATMLLAHTTRAKHVKLPVQWSGEVLKNLVVAESLSTVTSPQNPRTRFKNLVHLTLGKPDSPGGGGREFLHDTIEYSCALQLAPNLTSLALFDFIPIKSPLGLSFDNLFANLTSLKIGGSPRSTQSFVDHYKSICRVCRILEEIQIIMPQHPGRIASLLDSLQPFAPTLKRLRLSIDIGTMPIEHPLWEWDGLDMLQQLTRLDTLRVDFNHALCRDHSTPFPREAVRPEAFFDSLPISLRTLFLPGCNWAIRNPMDHTSRREYHTMERLVTRIRRGDLPEFRTLHIACNRRAPSPFFGQLENLGVEVVHYNHHATLCGGDLAALDVENWRLL is encoded by the exons ATGAAGGTTCTTATTCATCTTCTGACGGCCAGTATGGCCAGTGCCCACACCATTTTCTCGTCCCTCGAGGTGGGCGGCACGAACCAGGGCGTCGGCAACGGCGTTCGCGTTCCCTCCTACAATGGCCCTATCGAAGATGTTACCTCCAGCTCTCTCGCATGCAACGGCGCCCCCAACCCCACGACGCCTACTTCCAAGGTCATCACCGTTCAGGCCGGGCAGAACGTTACCGCTATCTGGCGTTACATGCTCAGCTCTACCGGCTCTGCGCCCGCGGATGTCATGGACAGCAGTCACAAGGGCCCGACCATCGCGTATCTGAAGAAGGTCAGCGACGCTACTACCGATTCGGGCGTCGGAGATGGCTGGTTCAAGATTCAGCAGGACGGCTACAGCGGTGGCGTTTGGGGAACCGAAAAGGTCATCAACGGCCAGGGACGCCACAGCATCAAGATTCCAGAGTGTATCGCTCCTGGCCAGTATCTCCTTCGCGCGGAAATGATTGCCCTGCACGGTGCTGGCAGCTACCCGGGTGCCCAGTTCTACATGGAATGTGCTCAGATCAACGTTGTTGGAGGTACTGGCACCAAGACTCCCTCGACTGTCAGCTTGCCTGGCGCGTACAAG GGTACCGACCCTGGAGTTACGATCAACATCT ATTGGCCCCCGGTTGAGTCCTACACGATTCCCGGCCCAAGCCTGTTCAC TTACTTCTACCTTTTCCTAGTGATGGTGGCGGAAAGCCTACATCCTTTGATTCAGATAAGATGTCGGAAAAACTCATTTACTCCTGATTGCT ACCCCCTACCGCCCCCACACCCCCTGTGTCTGTTGGATAACGGAGATACGGCACAATATTGGTATTGCTTGGCCACC TTCAACGACAA CTTTGGAAAGCACAGTGGACTTGAGAACTTTACCACATCCGGACCAACAGAAGCAATCAAATCCCACGAATCTAGTCATACAAGTGGCATGTTGGGCGCTCGAACCAGACACAAAAGCTTACACTTACCCGTTGAGATTCTACTTCGAATAGCTCCTCATCTCGAATCCGGCTATGAATCTTCAGACCTAGCAGAATGGCAGAAGGGTCTGGAATTGATCGCCCGGAGAAATCTTTGGATTTTCTGTCTCGTTGGCCCAGCATGGCGGGCAGTTGGCCAGATGTTTCTGTTCCGACACTATAGGGCGACAAAAACTTTACCGCTGTTTGTCAGGTCTCTCGTTGAGTGCCCTGACCTTGGAGAACTTGTGGAATCTGTTTGTCTAGACAGCTTCTCTTATGAAACCCTGCGTGGATATCAAGAAGCGACGATGCTATTGAAAAAAAGAAGCAAACAGCTTGGAATTGAGTTTCCCCGCGATGAGGATACGACGAATCTGCCAAAGTGGATTGTCACAGGCAACGAAGTCCAGTCATTCTTGGCGACTATGTTGCTGGCACACACGACTCGGGCGAAGCACGTAAAGCTGCCAGTACAATGGTCGGGTGAAGTTTTAAAGAACCTCGTGGTTGCTGAGAGCTTATCAACAGTTACATCGCCACAAAACCCACGCACCCGATTCAAAAATCTAGTACACTTGACCCTTGGCAAACCGGATTCtccaggaggaggagggcgggAGTTCCTCCACGACACCATTGAATACTCTTGCGCGCTTCAACTCGCGCCAAACCTGACCTCTCTCGCTCTCTTCGACTTCATTCCAATCAAGTCTCCTCTAGGCCTCAGTTTTGATAATCTGTTCGCAAACCTTACGAGTCTAAAAATTGGTGGAAGCCCGCGTAGCACACAATCGTTTGTGGACCACTATAAGTCGATTTGCAGAGTCTGCAGAATTCTGGAAGAGATTCAGATTATCATGCCGCAGCACCCCGGCCGAATAGCTAGTTTGCTAGATTCATTACAGCCTTTCGCACCTACTCTCAAACGGCTACGACTGAGCATTGATATAGGTACTATGCCTATTGAGCATCCATTGTGGGAGTGGGACGGCCTGGATATGTTGCAACAACTCACCCGTCTGGATACTTTGCGAGTAGATTTCAACCACGCCCTCTGTCGCGACCATTCCACGCCCTTTCCACGCGAGGCCGTCCGACCAGAGGCGTTTTTCGATTCATTGCCGATTTCACTGCGTACGTTATTTTTGCCAGGGTGCAACTGGGCCATTAGAAATCCGATGGATCACACGAGTCGACGTGAGTACCACACAATGGAGAGATTGGTAACAAGGATACGACGTGGTGATCTTCCGGAATTCCGAACCCTGCACATCGCTTGCAACCGTCGAGCTCCATCCCCTTTCTTCGGACAACTTGAGAATTTGGGAGTCGAAGTTGTTCATTACAATCATCATGCGACATTGTGTGGTGGTGACCTTGCAGCTCTGGATGTTGAGAATTGGAGACTACTCTAG
- a CDS encoding short chain dehydrogenase codes for MPLYKPPNPGAPVLSQFSLKGKVATVTGGARGIGLEIVRGLAEAGAEVALIYATSKDAVEIASQIAKDTGVNIRAYQSDVRSRASIAATVDQIVQDFGHLDVMVANSGVCADIPSLEYTEETWKDNNSVNLDGVMWTAQAAGKVFKQQGRGNLIITASVSATLVNIPQRQAAYNSSKAAAVHLAKSLAVEWVDFARVNSVSPGFIETEMLYVQPKERFDKWMEMIPGKRMAETSELKGVYVFLASDACCYMTGADIIVDGGYTLT; via the exons ATGCCGCTGTACAAGCCACCCAATCCCGGTGCACCTGTCCTTTCGCAGTTCTCGCTGAAAGGCAAGGTCGCAACCGTTACGGGAGGCGCCAGAGGCATTGGCCTCGAGATCGTTCGGGGCCTCGCCGAAGCCGGCGCTGAGGTAGCTCTCATCTACGCGACCAGCAAAGATGCCGTTGAGATCGCCAGCCAAATTGCCAAGGACACAGGTGTGAATATTCGCGCTTACCAGAGCGACGTTCGGTCTCGAGCCTCAATTGCCGCCACGGTTGATCAGATTGTTCAAGACTTTGGGCACCTTGATGTCATGGTTGCAAACTCTGGCGTCTGCGCTGATATTCCCAGCCTTGAGTACACTGAGGAGACATGGAAAGACAACAATAGTGTCAACCTTGATGGTGTCATGTGGACGGCGCAGGCTGCCGGGAAGGTCTTCAAGCAACAGGGGCGTGGCAACCTCATCATTACTGCGTCAGTCAGTGCGACACTGGTCAATATTCCCCAGCGACAGGCTGCCTACAACTCTTCAAAGGCAGCCGCCGTACACCTGGCAAAAAGCCTCGCGGTAGAATGGGTAGACTTCGCAAGGGTCAACAGCGTGTCTCCGGGCTTTATTGAAACGGAAA TGTTGTATGTTCAACCAAAAGAACGCTTCGATAAGTGGATGGAGATGATTCCCGGCAAGCGAATGGCTGAGACATCTGAACTCAAAGGC GTTTATGTTTTTCTCGCAAGCGATGCATGCTGCTACATGACTGGTGCTGATATCATCGTTGATGGAGGGTATACCCTGACATGA